From the Syntrophales bacterium genome, the window ATAAGCGATGCCAGAAGGTAAGGTAAAATGGTTTAATGAACGTAAAGGCTTCGGTTTCATCGAACAGGATGACGGCAGCGATGTGTTTGTTCATTTCAGTGCTATTGAAAGCAGTGGCTTCAAGACTTTGTATGAGGGCCAGCGC encodes:
- a CDS encoding cold-shock protein, with translation MPEGKVKWFNERKGFGFIEQDDGSDVFVHFSAIESSGFKTLYEGQRVSFDVKQGDKGPAAENVKLL